From [Clostridium] symbiosum, a single genomic window includes:
- a CDS encoding regulatory protein RecX has translation MTVDKIEPLDKRRSKVFIDGDFAFVLYNGEIRHYHIEAGGELAEAVYREILYSVICKRAKEKSLYLLKCSGRTESEVRRKLKSGFYPETAITEAIDFLKRYHYLDDREYARNYVELYGDRKSRTELITSLMKKGIDKGTVEEFCNELQADSSGQIMNLLKKRRYDPGCTDKKERQKHVAYLMRKGFSYEEIRNAMGLFGEEDYMI, from the coding sequence ATGACAGTAGACAAAATTGAGCCCCTTGATAAACGAAGGAGCAAAGTCTTCATTGATGGAGACTTTGCCTTTGTTTTATATAATGGGGAGATACGGCATTACCATATAGAGGCGGGCGGAGAACTGGCCGAAGCGGTTTACCGGGAGATACTTTACAGCGTAATCTGTAAAAGAGCCAAGGAGAAGTCCCTTTACCTTCTGAAATGTTCCGGCAGGACAGAGAGTGAAGTGAGGAGGAAACTGAAATCGGGCTTTTATCCTGAGACGGCCATCACCGAGGCGATCGACTTTCTGAAGCGTTACCATTATCTGGATGACCGCGAATACGCGAGGAACTATGTGGAACTGTACGGAGATAGAAAGAGCAGGACGGAGCTGATTACTTCTTTAATGAAGAAGGGGATCGACAAGGGAACGGTGGAAGAGTTCTGTAATGAGCTTCAGGCCGACAGTTCCGGCCAGATTATGAACCTGTTGAAGAAGAGGCGGTACGACCCTGGATGCACGGACAAGAAAGAACGCCAGAAGCACGTGGCATATCTGATGAGGAAAGGTTTCTCCTATGAAGAAATACGAAATGCAATGGGATTATTTGGAGAAGAGGATTACATGATTTAA
- the recA gene encoding recombinase RecA: MNRDDKMKALDAALTQIEKAYGKGSVMKLGDSGANMNIETVPTGSLSLDIALGLGGVPKGRIVEVYGPESSGKTTVALHMVAEVQKRGGIAGFIDAEHALDPVYARNIGVDIDNLYISQPDNGEQALEITETMVRSGAIDIVIVDSVAALVPKAEIDGEMGDAHVGLQARLMSQALRKLTAVISKSNCTVIFINQLREKVGVMFGNPETTTGGRALKFYSSVRLDVRRIETLKQGGEMVGNRVRVKVVKNKIAPPFKEAEFDIMFGKGISKEGDILDLAAKEDIVEKSGAWYAYEGSKIGQGRENAKNFLMANQELCAEIEAKVREKYGLREGAAAGATEKKDGTLPPVEKKADAE; the protein is encoded by the coding sequence ATGAACAGAGATGACAAGATGAAGGCACTCGATGCCGCACTGACACAGATAGAAAAGGCATACGGCAAAGGTTCCGTGATGAAGCTGGGAGATTCCGGAGCCAACATGAATATAGAGACAGTTCCGACCGGTTCCCTCAGCCTTGATATTGCGCTGGGACTGGGCGGCGTACCGAAGGGAAGAATCGTGGAAGTTTACGGGCCGGAGTCCAGTGGTAAGACTACGGTTGCACTCCATATGGTTGCCGAGGTACAGAAGAGAGGCGGAATTGCAGGCTTTATCGACGCCGAGCATGCCCTGGATCCTGTTTATGCGCGTAATATTGGTGTAGATATCGACAACTTATATATTTCCCAGCCGGATAACGGCGAGCAGGCTCTGGAGATTACGGAGACGATGGTGCGATCCGGCGCGATTGACATTGTCATTGTCGACTCGGTTGCCGCCCTTGTTCCGAAGGCGGAGATCGACGGCGAGATGGGAGATGCCCACGTAGGCCTTCAGGCCAGGCTGATGTCCCAGGCTCTGCGTAAACTCACCGCTGTTATCAGCAAGTCCAACTGTACCGTTATCTTTATCAACCAGCTTCGTGAGAAGGTCGGAGTCATGTTTGGAAACCCGGAGACCACCACAGGAGGACGGGCCCTTAAGTTCTATTCCTCCGTACGTCTGGATGTCAGAAGAATTGAGACGCTTAAGCAGGGCGGCGAGATGGTCGGCAACCGTGTCCGTGTTAAGGTTGTCAAAAACAAGATTGCCCCGCCTTTCAAGGAGGCAGAGTTTGACATCATGTTCGGCAAGGGAATTTCCAAGGAAGGAGATATCCTTGATCTGGCCGCGAAAGAAGATATTGTGGAGAAGAGCGGAGCCTGGTATGCTTACGAAGGCAGCAAGATCGGACAGGGAAGAGAGAATGCAAAGAACTTCCTGATGGCCAACCAGGAACTGTGCGCCGAGATAGAGGCCAAAGTACGCGAGAAGTACGGGCTGCGCGAAGGAGCGGCGGCCGGTGCCACAGAGAAGAAGGATGGAACTTTACCGCCGGTAGAGAAGAAGGCTGACGCCGAATAG
- a CDS encoding TrkH family potassium uptake protein — MIGKQVWSLTPAKIILGGFFLIIITGAVLLSLPIASKTGEATPFIDAVFTATSATCVTGLIVHDTYTYWSTFGQAVIIILIQIGGMGVVTLAIAITILSGRKIGLKQRYVMQESISAPQVGGIVRMTSFIVKGTIFFEVMGAVIMAFQFCPQMGVLKGIWFSVFHSISAFCNAGFDLMGGTSGPTSSVTSYTGNPFINIPIMLLIVIGGIGFFVWDDIKTHKLQHKYYHLQTKIVLTTTICLILFPALFLFLFEFTRDCWDGLTLQERFMASLFQSVTTRTAGFNSVDLNLLSEAAQLLIVILMIIGGSPGSTAGGIKTTTFALAILCIRSAFQNQESIQCYKRRIPYDILRNAIAILAMYISLMLTATFLITWLDDVNLMQAAFETTSAIATVGLSLGITGHLSVFSKIILILLMYFGRVGGLTMLYALTNKKKLPVLLPQERITVG; from the coding sequence ATGATTGGAAAACAAGTGTGGTCGCTGACTCCGGCCAAGATTATTCTTGGCGGTTTCTTCCTTATTATTATCACAGGAGCTGTTCTTCTGAGCCTTCCCATTGCATCGAAGACCGGTGAAGCGACTCCATTTATCGACGCTGTGTTTACGGCTACCTCAGCCACTTGTGTGACCGGCCTGATCGTTCATGACACCTATACCTACTGGTCCACCTTTGGCCAGGCGGTCATCATTATCCTGATCCAGATAGGAGGCATGGGCGTTGTGACGCTCGCCATCGCCATCACCATCCTGTCGGGCAGGAAGATCGGTTTGAAACAGCGTTACGTTATGCAGGAATCCATTTCCGCCCCGCAGGTAGGAGGAATCGTCCGCATGACCAGCTTTATCGTAAAAGGGACCATCTTTTTTGAGGTCATGGGAGCCGTTATCATGGCATTCCAGTTCTGCCCGCAGATGGGAGTCCTGAAGGGGATCTGGTTCTCCGTATTCCACTCCATCTCCGCCTTCTGCAACGCCGGATTCGACCTGATGGGAGGCACCAGCGGTCCCACCTCCTCGGTTACAAGCTACACGGGAAATCCTTTTATCAACATTCCGATCATGCTTTTAATCGTTATCGGCGGTATTGGTTTCTTTGTCTGGGACGATATTAAGACCCATAAGCTCCAGCATAAATATTACCATTTACAGACTAAGATTGTTCTCACCACGACGATCTGCCTGATCCTCTTTCCGGCCCTGTTCCTCTTCCTGTTTGAGTTTACCCGGGACTGTTGGGACGGTCTGACGCTCCAGGAGCGTTTTATGGCCTCCCTGTTCCAGTCGGTTACGACAAGGACAGCCGGTTTTAACAGTGTGGATTTAAACCTTCTTTCGGAGGCGGCCCAGCTGCTCATTGTCATCCTGATGATTATCGGCGGTTCACCGGGTTCCACGGCAGGCGGTATCAAGACGACTACGTTCGCCCTGGCCATCCTGTGCATACGCTCCGCGTTCCAGAACCAGGAGAGCATCCAGTGTTATAAAAGAAGGATTCCATACGATATCCTCCGAAATGCCATTGCAATACTGGCGATGTATATTTCCCTGATGCTGACGGCCACTTTTCTCATCACCTGGCTGGACGACGTCAACCTGATGCAGGCGGCCTTTGAAACCACGTCGGCTATTGCAACCGTCGGCCTGTCCCTTGGCATCACAGGCCATTTAAGCGTATTTTCAAAAATCATTTTAATTTTACTGATGTATTTCGGCCGTGTCGGCGGCCTCACCATGCTTTATGCACTCACAAACAAAAAGAAACTTCCGGTGCTCCTTCCCCAGGAACGTATCACCGTCGGCTGA
- a CDS encoding TrkA family potassium uptake protein, producing the protein MKTVLIIGLGRFGSTMAMKLHELGHEVMAIDTSEERINAVLPYVTSAQIGDCTNEQYMSSLGIRNFDVCVVAIGDNFQSSLEITSLLKDLGAKFVLSRASRDIHAKFLLRNGADQVVYPEKEMAVRSAVRYSSDNIFDYIELTQEHSIYEIPVPDAWIGKSIVDMNVRNKYNITILAIKYSDTLHPLPGASYVFKPNDILVILGANRDINRFVH; encoded by the coding sequence ATGAAAACTGTTCTTATCATCGGTCTGGGCCGTTTCGGCTCCACTATGGCAATGAAACTTCACGAGCTCGGACACGAGGTTATGGCTATCGATACTTCTGAAGAGAGAATCAACGCTGTCCTGCCTTATGTCACCAGCGCCCAGATTGGCGACTGTACCAATGAACAATATATGAGTTCCCTGGGAATCCGCAACTTTGACGTCTGCGTCGTGGCAATCGGAGATAATTTCCAGAGTTCTCTTGAAATTACATCCCTTTTAAAGGATTTGGGAGCTAAATTCGTCCTTTCCCGTGCAAGCCGTGATATCCACGCCAAGTTCCTGCTGAGAAACGGCGCCGACCAGGTGGTTTATCCGGAAAAAGAAATGGCGGTCCGCTCCGCCGTCCGTTACAGCTCCGATAATATATTTGACTACATCGAACTGACCCAGGAACACTCTATTTACGAAATTCCGGTTCCCGACGCGTGGATCGGCAAAAGCATCGTCGATATGAATGTCCGCAATAAATACAACATTACTATCCTGGCAATCAAATACAGCGATACCCTGCATCCGCTCCCGGGAGCAAGCTACGTATTTAAGCCGAACGACATCCTCGTGATTCTCGGAGCAAACCGTGATATCAACCGTTTTGTCCACTAA
- a CDS encoding undecaprenyl diphosphate synthase family protein gives MRVPEHVGIIPDGNRRWAVGNGLKKEDGYERGISPGMSLFHTCQKLGVKEMSFYGFTADNTKRPSLQRQAFTKACIAAVKVLSKEDASLLVAGNTESAMFPEELLPYTTRKDFGNGGMKINFLVNYSWEWDLGFKKGNVGPKLQTSDISRIDLIIRWGGRRRLSGFLPLQSVYSDFYVVDDYWPDFTPRHVEEAFAWYGKQDVTLGG, from the coding sequence ATGAGAGTACCGGAACACGTTGGGATTATTCCCGACGGAAACAGAAGATGGGCCGTCGGAAACGGGCTGAAAAAGGAAGACGGATATGAACGCGGGATTTCCCCCGGCATGTCGCTGTTCCATACCTGCCAGAAACTCGGTGTGAAAGAAATGTCCTTCTACGGTTTCACCGCGGATAACACAAAACGCCCTTCCCTCCAGCGCCAGGCATTTACAAAGGCCTGCATTGCCGCGGTAAAGGTGCTGTCCAAAGAGGACGCCAGCCTGCTTGTGGCGGGAAATACCGAATCCGCCATGTTTCCGGAGGAACTGCTGCCCTACACGACGCGTAAGGACTTTGGAAACGGCGGTATGAAGATTAATTTTCTTGTCAATTACAGTTGGGAATGGGATCTTGGATTTAAGAAAGGAAATGTCGGCCCAAAGCTTCAGACCTCTGATATCTCCCGGATCGATCTGATTATCAGGTGGGGAGGGAGAAGACGGCTGTCCGGTTTTCTGCCGCTCCAGTCGGTTTATTCCGATTTTTATGTGGTGGATGATTACTGGCCTGATTTCACTCCGCGCCATGTGGAGGAAGCATTTGCCTGGTATGGGAAACAGGATGTGACACTGGGAGGTTAA